A window of the Branchiostoma lanceolatum isolate klBraLanc5 chromosome 13, klBraLanc5.hap2, whole genome shotgun sequence genome harbors these coding sequences:
- the LOC136446937 gene encoding polycystin-2-like protein 1 translates to METPWKYNFASLIDSFPYFGLHGTYHTGGYLAPLGKTRASGLRSATFLQQRRWLDERTRAVFVELILYNPHVNLFSSVTLVVEFTNLGAAYRGAEVVTLRLIQQDAILLFALRAVLAVFILFFAIKEVKRLLSRPLEYLAEFWSWVELLVIIVGIATLGVYFNAQTFIDEAAEQRTSSSAVFSLYKSAVSWFQVYTYLLALLICCGTLKFIRLLRFNSHVHALTMTVRKSSRPVLQFTFMAGIVLMAFTQMGNLLFGIKLQDYKNIPTSLQSMCTMMLGSFDFDALVDGHWVLGPLMFFSYQVMMQFILLSMFMAILMDVYAEESQGPNTDDLQMVGFIKETTSEAVRKANRTLSKVGKSHSTKTAQAGTLDPDNTRKFSKVLEELAGVPKV, encoded by the exons ATGGAAACGCCTTGGAAGTACAACTTTGCCTCTCTGATTGACA GCTTCCCGTATTTCGGACTACACGGCACGTATCACACCGGCGGTTACCTCGCCCCGTTGGGAAAGACGCGCGCATCGGGTCTGCGTTCGGCAACGTTCCTACAGCAGCGCAGATGGCTGGATGAGCGAACCCGCGCCGTTTTCGTGGAGCTGATTCTGTACAACCCGCATGTGAACCTGTTCTCATCGGTGACTCTAGTGGTGGAGTTTACCAACCTGGGAGCCGCCTACAGGGGGGCCGAGGTCGTAACCTTGAGGCTGATCCAACAAGACGCCATCTTGCTCTTTGCATTGAGAGCAGTGCTGGCAGTCTTCATCCTTTTCTTTGCTATTAAAGAAG TCAAAAGGCTTCTCTCCCGCCCGTTGGAATACCTGGCTGAGTTCTGGAGCTGGGTGGAACTTCTTGTAATCATCGTTGGCATAGCAACCCTTGGAGTCTATTTCAACGCTCAAACCTTCATCGATGAAGCTGCCGAACAACGGACATCTTCAAGCGCCGTTTTCAGTCTCTACAAAAGCGCGGTCAGCTGGTTTCAAGTCTACACGTACCTGCTCGCATTGCTCATCTGCTGTGGTACGCTGAAGTTCATTCGGCTCCTGCGGTTCAACTCACACGTACACGCCCTCACCATGACCGTCAGAAAGTCCTCCAGACCCGTTCTTCAGTTCACCTTCATGGCGGGCATCGTTCTCATGGCCTTCACCCAGATGGGGAACCTTCTGTTCGGCATCAAGCTGCAGGATTACAAGAACATACCGACCAGCCTACAGAGCATGTGCACCATGATGTTAGGTAGTTTTGATTTTGACGCTCTCGTTGACGGACATTGGGTCCTCGGTCCCTTGATGTTCTTTTCCTACCAAGTCATGATGCAGTTCATATTACTGAGCATGTTCATGGCCATCCTCATGGATGTGTACGCAGAGGAAAGTCAGGGTCCGAACACTGATGATTTACAGATGGTTGGTTTTATCAAAGAAACCACTTCAGAGGCTGTTAGGAAAGCAAACCGTACTTTGTCAAAAGTCGGGAAGAGCCACAGTACAAAAACAGCCCAGGCTGGAACACTTGATCCGGACAATACCAGAAAGTTTTCGAAGGTGCTGGAAGAACTTGCCGGGGTTCCTAAGGTTTAG